A genomic segment from Mus caroli chromosome 17, CAROLI_EIJ_v1.1, whole genome shotgun sequence encodes:
- the LOC110284215 gene encoding olfactory receptor 10C1-like: MSVNCSLWQENKLSVKHFAFAKFSEVPEECFLLFTLILLMFLVSLTGNALITLAICTSPALHTPMYFFLANLSLLEMGYTCSVIPKMLQNLVSEARGISREGCATQMFFFIFFVTLFYGSASITYLRPKSSHLPRMDELLALFYTAVTSMLNPIIYSLRNKEVKAALRKTLSLKKSLAINR; encoded by the exons ATGAGTGTCAACTGCTCTCTGTGGCAGGAAAATAAGTTGTCTGTCAAACACTTTGCATTTGCCAAGTTCTCTGAGGTTCCTGAAGAATGCTTTCTCCTGTTCACCCTTATCCTCCTCATGTTCTTAGTGTCACTGACAGGAAATGCACTTATAACCCTTGCCATATGCACCAGTCCAGCCTTACACACTCCTATGTACTTCTTTTTGGCCAATTTGTCTCTCCTGGAAATGGGCTACACTTGTTCTGTTATACCTAAGATGTTGCAGAACCTTGTAAGTGAGGCCCGAGGGATCTCTCGGGAAGGGTGTGCCAcacagatgtttttctttatattctttg TCACATTATTCTATGGCTCAGCATCTATTACCTACTTGAGGCCCAAGTCTAGCCACTTACCAAGAATGGACGAACTCTTGGCCCTTTTCTACACAGCGGTAACGTCCATGCTGAACCCCATCATCTATAGCTTAAGGAACAAGGAAGTGAAGGCAGCACTGAGAAAAACTCTGAGTCTGAAGAAATCTCTGGCAATAAATAGGTAA
- the LOC110284150 gene encoding olfactory receptor 10A2-like isoform X2, giving the protein MSINCSLWQENSLSVKRFAFAKFSEVPGECFLLFTLILLMFLVSLTGNELIALAICTSPALHTPMYFFLANLSLLEIGYTCSVIPKMLQSLISEAREISREGCATQMFFFTLFYGSGSITYLRPKSSHLPGMDKLLALFYTAVTSMLNPIIYSLRNKEVKAALRKTLSLKKPLAINR; this is encoded by the exons ATGAGTATCAACTGCTCTCTGTGGCAGGAGAACAGCTTGTCTGTCAAACGCTTTGCATTTGCCAAGTTCTCTGAGGTTCCTGGAGAATGCTTCCTCCTGTTTACCCTCATTCTCCTCATGTTCTTAGTATCACTGACAGGAAATGAACTCATAGCCCTTGCCATCTGCACCAGTCCAGCCCTACACACTCCAATGTACTTCTTTCTGGCCAACTTGTCTCTCCTGGAGATTGGCTACACTTGTTCTGTCATACCCAAAATGCTACAGAGCCTCATAAGTGAGGCCCGAGAAATCTCTCGGGAGGGTTGTGCCACACAGatgtttttcttcac ACTTTTCTATGGTTCAGGATCTATTACCTACTTGAGGCCCAAGTCTAGCCACTTACCAGGAATGGACAAACTCTTGGCCCTTTTCTACACAGCGGTGACATCCATGCTGAACCCCATCATCTATAGCTTAAGGAACAAGGAAGTGAAGGCAGCACTGAGAAAAACTCTGAGTCTGAAGAAACCTCTGGCAATAAATAGGTAA
- the LOC110284150 gene encoding olfactory receptor 10C1-like isoform X1, with translation MSINCSLWQENSLSVKRFAFAKFSEVPGECFLLFTLILLMFLVSLTGNELIALAICTSPALHTPMYFFLANLSLLEIGYTCSVIPKMLQSLISEAREISREGCATQMFFFTFFGITECCLLAAMAYDRCMAICSPLHYATRMNRGVCAHLAIVSWGMGCIVGLGQTNFIFSLNFCGPCEIDHFFCDLPPVLALACGDTSQNEAAIFVAAILCISSPFLLIIYSYVRILVAVLVMPSPEGRHKALSTCSSHLLVVTLFYGSGSITYLRPKSSHLPGMDKLLALFYTAVTSMLNPIIYSLRNKEVKAALRKTLSLKKPLAINR, from the coding sequence ATGAGTATCAACTGCTCTCTGTGGCAGGAGAACAGCTTGTCTGTCAAACGCTTTGCATTTGCCAAGTTCTCTGAGGTTCCTGGAGAATGCTTCCTCCTGTTTACCCTCATTCTCCTCATGTTCTTAGTATCACTGACAGGAAATGAACTCATAGCCCTTGCCATCTGCACCAGTCCAGCCCTACACACTCCAATGTACTTCTTTCTGGCCAACTTGTCTCTCCTGGAGATTGGCTACACTTGTTCTGTCATACCCAAAATGCTACAGAGCCTCATAAGTGAGGCCCGAGAAATCTCTCGGGAGGGTTGTGCCACACAGatgtttttcttcacattttttggTATAActgagtgttgcttactggcagCTATGGCCTATGACCGCTGCATGGCCATATGCTCCCCACTCCACTATGCAACCCGAATGAATCGTGGGGTATGTGCCCATTTGGCAATAGTTTCATGGGGAATGGGATGTATAGTAGGGTTGGGACAGaccaattttattttctccttgaaCTTCTGCGGACCATGTGAGATAGACCACTTCTTCTGTGACCTTCCACCTGTCCTGGCACTTGCCTGTGGAGATACATCCCAAAATGAGGCTGCAATCTTTGTGGCAGCAATTCTCTGCATATCTAGCCCATTTTTGTTGATCATTTATTCCTATGTCAGAATTCTGGTTGCAGTGCTGGTGATGCCTTCACCTGAGGGGCGCCATAAAGCTCTCTCCACCTGTTCCTCCCATCTACTTGTAGTCACACTTTTCTATGGTTCAGGATCTATTACCTACTTGAGGCCCAAGTCTAGCCACTTACCAGGAATGGACAAACTCTTGGCCCTTTTCTACACAGCGGTGACATCCATGCTGAACCCCATCATCTATAGCTTAAGGAACAAGGAAGTGAAGGCAGCACTGAGAAAAACTCTGAGTCTGAAGAAACCTCTGGCAATAAATAGGTAA